One segment of Mus caroli chromosome 6, CAROLI_EIJ_v1.1, whole genome shotgun sequence DNA contains the following:
- the Gpr85 gene encoding probable G-protein coupled receptor 85 — MANYSHAADNILQNLSPLTAFLKLTSLGFIIGVSVVGNLLISILLVKDKTLHRAPYYFLLDLCCSDILRSAICFPFVFNSVKNGSTWTYGTLTCKVIAFLGVLSCFHTAFMLFCISVTRYLAIAHHRFYTKRLTFWTCLAVICMVWTLSVAMAFPPVLDVGTYSFIREEDQCTFQHRSFRANDSLGFMLLLALILLATQLVYLKLIFFVHDRRKMKPVQFVAAVSQNWTFHGPGASGQAAANWLAGFGRGPTPPTLLGIRQNANTTGRRRLLVLDEFKMEKRISRMFYIMTFLFLTLWGPYLVACYWRVFARGPVVPGGFLTAAVWMSFAQAGINPFVCIFSNRELRRCFSTTLLYCRKSRLPREPYCVI; from the coding sequence ATGGCGAACTATAGCCATGCAGCCGACAACATTTTGCAAAATCTCTCGCCTCTAACAGCCTTTCTGAAACTGACTTCCTTGGGTTTCATAATAGGAGTCAGCGTGGTGGGCAACCTTCTGATCTCCATTTTGCTAGTGAAAGATAAGACCTTGCATAGAGCTCCTTACTACTTCCTGCTGGATCTGTGCTGCTCAGACATCCTCAGATCTGcaatttgttttccatttgtattCAACTCTGTCAAAAATGGCTCCACCTGGACTTACGGGACTCTGACTTGCAAAGTGATTGCCTTCCTGGGGGTTTTGTCCTGTTTCCACACTGCCTTCATGCTCTTCTGCATCAGCGTCACCAGATACTTAGCCATCGCCCATCACCGCTTCTATACAAAGAGGCTGACCTTTTGGACGTGTTTGGCTGTGATCTGCATGGTGTGGACTCTGTCcgtggccatggcattccccccAGTTTTAGATGTAGGCACCTACTCCTTCATTAGGGAGGAGGATCAGTGCACCTTCCAACACCGCTCCTTCAGGGCTAACGATTCCCTAGGATTTATGCTGCTCCTTGCTCTCATCCTCCTAGCCACACAGCTTGTCTACCTCAAGCTGATATTTTTTGTCCACGATCGAAGGAAAATGAAGCCAGTCCAGTTTGTAGCAGCAGTGAGTCAGAACTGGACCTTTCATGGCCCTGGAGCTAGCGGCCAGGCAGCTGCCAATTGGCTAGCAGGATTTGGAAGGGGTCCCACACCACCCACCTTGCTGGGCATCAGGCAAAATGCGAATACCACAGGCAGAAGGCGGCTATTGGTCTTGGATGAGttcaaaatggagaaaagaatcaGCAGAATGTTCTATATAATGACTTTCCTCTTCCTAACCTTGTGGGGTCCCTACCTGGTGGCCTGCTATTGGAGAGTTTTTGCACGAGGGCCTGTAGTACCAGGGGGATTTCTAACAGCCGCTGTCTGGATGAGTTTCGCCCAAGCAGGAATCAATCCCTTTGTCTGCATTTTCTCCAACAGGGAGCTGAGGCGCTGTTTCAGCACAACCCTTCTTTACTGCAGAAAATCCAGGTTACCAAGGGAACCTTACTGTGTTATATGA